One window from the genome of Salvia miltiorrhiza cultivar Shanhuang (shh) chromosome 7, IMPLAD_Smil_shh, whole genome shotgun sequence encodes:
- the LOC130992894 gene encoding heavy metal-associated isoprenylated plant protein 30-like isoform X2 yields MAKFVKRLFGSFVSTFAYCFVNYQDHHTPNTSKTTHFRAMPKARPLSLQTVELKVRMCCSGCERVVKEAIHKLREVELEMEKVTVTGYVDRNKVLKAVRRAGKRAEFWPYPNPPLYFTTANHYFKDTTTEYKESYNYWRHGYNMPDRHGQLPVTHRGDDKVSNFFNDDNVNACHIM; encoded by the exons ATGGCTAAGTTCGTAAAGAGGCTATTTGGCTCTTTTGTGTCTACCTTTGCATATTGCTTCGTTAACTATCAAGATCATCACACTCCAAATACCTCCAAAACCACTCATTTCCGCGCCATGCCTAAGGctcgccctctctctcttcag ACAGTGGAGCTCAAAGTAAGGATGTGTTGCAGTGGGTGCGAGAGAGTGGTGAAAGAGGCCATTCACAAACTGAGAG AGGTGGAGTTGGAGATGGAGAAGGTGACGGTGACGGGTTACGTTGATCGGAATAAGGTGCTGAAGGCGGTGAGAAGGGCAGGGAAGAGGGCGGAGTTCTGGCCCTATCCTAACCCGCCGCTCTACTTCACCACCGCCAATCACTATTTCAAGGACACCACCACCGAGTATAAGGAGAGCTATAATTACTGGCGTCACGGCTACAACATGCCCGATCGCCACGGCCAGCTCCCCGTCACCCACCGTGGCGATGACAAAGTCAGCAACTTCTTCAACGACGACAATGTTAATGCTTGTCACATTATGTAA
- the LOC130992894 gene encoding heavy metal-associated isoprenylated plant protein 30-like isoform X3 — MCCSGCERVVKEAIHKLRGVDSVEVELEMEKVTVTGYVDRNKVLKAVRRAGKRAEFWPYPNPPLYFTTANHYFKDTTTEYKESYNYWRHGYNMPDRHGQLPVTHRGDDKVSNFFNDDNVNACHIM; from the exons ATGTGTTGCAGTGGGTGCGAGAGAGTGGTGAAAGAGGCCATTCACAAACTGAGAG GGGTGGACTCGGTAGAGGTGGAGTTGGAGATGGAGAAGGTGACGGTGACGGGTTACGTTGATCGGAATAAGGTGCTGAAGGCGGTGAGAAGGGCAGGGAAGAGGGCGGAGTTCTGGCCCTATCCTAACCCGCCGCTCTACTTCACCACCGCCAATCACTATTTCAAGGACACCACCACCGAGTATAAGGAGAGCTATAATTACTGGCGTCACGGCTACAACATGCCCGATCGCCACGGCCAGCTCCCCGTCACCCACCGTGGCGATGACAAAGTCAGCAACTTCTTCAACGACGACAATGTTAATGCTTGTCACATTATGTAA
- the LOC130992894 gene encoding heavy metal-associated isoprenylated plant protein 30-like isoform X1: MAKFVKRLFGSFVSTFAYCFVNYQDHHTPNTSKTTHFRAMPKARPLSLQTVELKVRMCCSGCERVVKEAIHKLRGVDSVEVELEMEKVTVTGYVDRNKVLKAVRRAGKRAEFWPYPNPPLYFTTANHYFKDTTTEYKESYNYWRHGYNMPDRHGQLPVTHRGDDKVSNFFNDDNVNACHIM, encoded by the exons ATGGCTAAGTTCGTAAAGAGGCTATTTGGCTCTTTTGTGTCTACCTTTGCATATTGCTTCGTTAACTATCAAGATCATCACACTCCAAATACCTCCAAAACCACTCATTTCCGCGCCATGCCTAAGGctcgccctctctctcttcag ACAGTGGAGCTCAAAGTAAGGATGTGTTGCAGTGGGTGCGAGAGAGTGGTGAAAGAGGCCATTCACAAACTGAGAG GGGTGGACTCGGTAGAGGTGGAGTTGGAGATGGAGAAGGTGACGGTGACGGGTTACGTTGATCGGAATAAGGTGCTGAAGGCGGTGAGAAGGGCAGGGAAGAGGGCGGAGTTCTGGCCCTATCCTAACCCGCCGCTCTACTTCACCACCGCCAATCACTATTTCAAGGACACCACCACCGAGTATAAGGAGAGCTATAATTACTGGCGTCACGGCTACAACATGCCCGATCGCCACGGCCAGCTCCCCGTCACCCACCGTGGCGATGACAAAGTCAGCAACTTCTTCAACGACGACAATGTTAATGCTTGTCACATTATGTAA
- the LOC130992876 gene encoding protein NTM1-like 9 produces the protein MKLEALPKGFRFRPTDEELVSHYLRLKINGHHSAVEVIPEIDVCKWEPWDLPALSVIKCDDPEWFFFCPRDKKYPNGYRSNRATEAGYWKATGKDRTIKSRKSSPSGHSHSHVIGLKKTLVFYRGRAPKGERTNWIMHEYRATEPDLDGTGPGQGDYVLCRLFHKADERLDNLKCDGVEHTVSVPSTDKSSPDDVSSDVFREPAMLDMLMVKEPGEVKKWFTDPADCLTPTNLAPVESCASDCIDHSGEEAAMEVSLPLQVHSMSEEATHNQFDDKGLGDFQSHSYADLVAPIGSPFAADFGYERNGLHFQDGTSEPDASLSELLEGLQNHGNCFYDESTSHKTFDPSGSFVPSHIDDLTQAPFAFCKDEKSPSFSRVQSPDHSRSCYASEEVDSSVNTVGGSFLRRIETFCHSNSTKDNDTPVSETGIKIRSRQPRNPPSLMNFTSQGTAPRRLRLWFGPRPESNYSDRSKEDESQSLNEQDADIAHKSDPNSAAKHGQNSSVRMPSPKISGLLSVRGGSGYMKAYAAGIYIAITVSVLLGIWICPKLHALQG, from the exons ATGAAATTGGAGGCTTTGCCCAAGGGGTTCCGCTTCCGCCCCACCGACGAGGAGCTCGTGAGCCATTATTTGAGGCTGAAGATCAACGGCCATCATTCCGCCGTTGAGGTCATCCCTGAGATCGACGTCTGTAAATGGGAGCCGTGGGATCTCCCTG CACTCTCCGTTATAAAATGCGATGACCCAGAATGGTTTTTCTTTTGCCCACGTGATAAGAAATACCCAAATGGGTATCGTTCTAATAGGGCCACAGAAGCTGGTTATTGGAAAGCTACAGGGAAGGATCGTACCATAAAATCTCGCAAATCATCCCCTTCAGGTCACTCCCATTCTCATGTGATTGGCTTGAAGAAAACTCTAGTCTTTTATAGGGGTCGTGCTCCAAAGGGTGAACGTACAAATTGGATAATGCATGAGTATCGCGCCACTGAACCAGATCTTGATGGCACTGGCCCTGGACAG GGTGACTACGTCCTATGCCGCTTGTTCCACAAGGCAGATGAGAGGCTTGACAATTTGAAATGCGATGGAGTGGAACATACTGTCTCAGTCCCATCTACAGATAAATCTTCTCCGGATGATGTATCTTCAGATGTGTTCCGAGAGCCAGCGATGCTGGATATGCTAATGGTTAAGGAACCAGGAGAAGTAAAGAAGTGGTTTACTGATCCAGCCGACTGTCTGACTCCTACTAATCTAGCTCCTGTTGAAAGCTGTGCATCTGATTGTATTGATCACTCAGGAGAAGAAGCAGCAATGGAG GTGTCTCTGCCTTTGCAAGTCCATTCAATGTCTGAAGAAGCCACACACAATCAATTCGATGACAAGGGCTTAGGTGACTTTCAATCGCACAGTTATGCAGATTTGGTGGCTCCCATTGGTTCACCCTTTGCTGCTGACTTTGGCTATGAAAGAAATGGATTGCATTTTCAAGATGGCACATCTGAACCAGATGCATCCCTGTCAGAGCTATTGGAAGGCCTTCAAAACCATGGAAATTGCTTCTATGATGAGTCAACTAGCCACAAGACCTTTGATCCGAGTGGGAGCTTTGTTCCTAGCCACATTGATGATCTAACGCAAGCACCATTTGCATTTTGTAAG GATGAAAAATCTCCAAGCTTTTCCAGAGTACAATCCCCTGATCATTCCCGTTCCTGCTATGCTTCTGAAGAAGTGGATTCTTCAGTAAATACAGTTGGAGGATCATTCCTTAGACGAATTGAGACATTTTGCCACTCTAATTCAACCAAAGATAATGATACACCTGTTAGTGAAACTGGAATCAAGATTCGATCTCGCCAACCACGAAATCCTCCAAGTTTGATGAACTTTACATCCCAGGGAACTGCTCCAAGGCGACTGCGCCTTTGGTTCGGTCCCAGACCAGAGTCCAACTATAGCGACAGATCCAAGGAAGATGAATCACAATCACTTAACGAACAG GATGCTGACATTGCCCACAAAAGTGATCCAAACTCAGCTGCAAAACATGGACAAAACAGCAGTGTAAGAATGCCCTCACCTAAAATATCAGGACTCCTATCTGTTCGCGGAGGTTCAGGTTATATGAAAGCGTATGCTGCCGGCATATACATAGCTATAACCGTATCAGTGCTTCTCGGGATATGGATATGCCCCAAGCTGCATGCTCTACAAGGTTGA